One window from the genome of Paraconexibacter algicola encodes:
- a CDS encoding class II glutamine amidotransferase has protein sequence MCRVTAYLGDEAVVDDLLFGADRALVRQTVDSELMSLLNLGGFGLAAWDAGSHDPARPFTYRVPTLPNFDRNLRALTRKVRARALLAHVRGVVYDERERIGPHNLHPFCFDGAHVALAQNGDLYDFGAMRYDLLEHVGPDLANRIEGTTDTEWVYALVLSGLPDPLGPATIDDATVAVERALTVLRGIRERRGIRTQSPVNLVLSDGEWLLTTRFAYDYGWYPDDDSFFAGEREHDFTTLWYTTGGAFAGRDGTYAMGDGPTTSIVVASEPLTRDHTGWIEVPEYSMLRAFPDPATAELTIETRELPL, from the coding sequence ATGTGCAGGGTCACGGCGTATCTCGGTGACGAGGCGGTGGTCGACGACCTCCTCTTCGGCGCGGACCGCGCGCTGGTGCGGCAGACGGTCGACTCGGAGCTCATGTCGCTGCTGAACCTCGGCGGCTTCGGGCTCGCCGCCTGGGACGCAGGCAGCCACGACCCGGCCCGGCCGTTCACCTACCGCGTGCCGACGCTGCCGAACTTCGACCGCAACCTGCGCGCGCTGACCCGCAAGGTCCGCGCCCGCGCGCTCCTCGCCCACGTCCGCGGCGTCGTCTACGACGAGCGCGAGCGGATCGGCCCGCACAACCTGCACCCGTTCTGCTTCGACGGGGCGCACGTCGCGCTCGCCCAGAACGGCGACCTCTACGACTTCGGCGCCATGCGCTACGACCTGCTCGAGCACGTCGGTCCCGACCTCGCCAACCGCATCGAGGGCACCACGGACACCGAGTGGGTCTACGCGCTCGTGCTCTCCGGCCTGCCCGACCCGCTCGGCCCGGCGACGATCGACGACGCGACCGTCGCGGTCGAGCGCGCGCTCACCGTCCTGCGGGGGATCCGCGAGCGCCGCGGGATCCGCACGCAGTCCCCGGTGAACCTCGTCCTCTCCGACGGGGAGTGGCTGCTGACGACGCGCTTCGCCTACGACTACGGCTGGTACCCCGACGACGACTCGTTCTTCGCCGGCGAGCGCGAGCACGACTTCACGACCCTCTGGTACACGACCGGTGGCGCGTTCGCCGGGCGCGACGGCACCTACGCGATGGGGGACGGCCCGACCACCTCGATCGTCGTGGCCTCCGAGCCGCTCACGCGCGACCACACCGGCTGGATCGAGGTGCCGGAGTACTCGATGCTCCGTGCGTTCCCGGACCCGGCCACCGCCGAGCTGACCATCGAGACGCGGGAGCTCCCGCTGTGA